TCTCTGGAAACTATTTTATGATTGGCCTGATCATTTTGTTTCCAGGTAACTTTTGTTCCGATTGATGCATTTAGTGTTGCGGGTGAAAAAGTAAAATTTTTAATATTTATTTCATTAGCTATCTGCGAAGTGTTTATGGGCGCATTTTTGCCGCCAGTTAAGGAATAAGGCTTCAAATAATTTTTCATTAAAATTGCTCCCCCAATAATGACAATGATTACTGTTATCAATAGTATAATTTTTTTGTCCATGGTTTTATTGTTAATTAAATTAAAAATAAATTTGTCTTGAAAGAAAAAGTAAAAATATCTTTCGCGATACTTGTAAAATTCAATCCGCTCGCTCGATTCGTCCCCCCTCGTCAATCACCAGTCACAAAAAACAAAAAGTGAAAAAACAATTTTGTTTTTTGTAGTTTTAGGCGAAAGGGGACAGAGGGGAATTTAAAGGGGCGAATGACCCGAAGCCAAGATGTTTTTTTACTATTTTTTTTGTGCGACGCCGATCTTCCACACACCTTTTTCCAGAAATGCCTCTATTGTCTGGCGAGTTGCTTTATTAATTAAATTAGAGTGTGATATTTTATTTATTTTTCCGTATTCCGCAAGCGTCGTTATTTGTGCACCTTCAAGATAAGCAAGCCGTTTATAGTAGCTATTAGTAAGTGCTTTGCCAACAATTTCTTCCATAATGGCAGTTACATCATTAGCGTCAAATTCTCTAAACGCCTCATAGTATTTTTTTCGGTCAATAAATTTTATATTTATTGGTACAAATCCTTCTCGGATTAACAAATAATTGTTTATAACGCGCCCAATACGACCATTGCCGTCACAAAATGGGTGAGTGTATTCAAAAGTAAGATGTAACTTCGCTATCCGTTTGATGATATTTTCATGACTGGTGGCGTTATACTCGGACAACATTTTTTCCAAACGGTCCACCACTTCTTTAGGATTAGGTGCAATATGGCTGCCCACGCGCACAAATTCATTGTCCTTTCTAAACCGACCGGCAATGTCATTGCGAATATTGGCAATTAACATTTTGTGAAGTGATAATATTATCTCAAGACTAAGTTCTTGCTCTTTGGCTCTTTTATCAATATATGTTACTACCCGCGCCAGATTTTTTGCTTCAAAAATTTCCCTTTCAGTGATATATCTGTCCAAGTTTATTTGCAAAAGTATTTTTTCGGTTTCCTCAAAAGTAAGAGTGCTATTTTCAATAGCGTTGGAGTTGTATACCTGTTCTGCTACTTCTGCTTCACTAAGTAATCTTAAAAGATTCTGTTTTCCAATAGACGCGGTATAGAAACGCTCTCTTAAGAGAGAAATTATGTTTAAAACATGTAGTGTTTTTGGCATATTATATGAATAATGAGTAATATAACCCTAT
This Candidatus Magasanikbacteria bacterium RIFOXYB2_FULL_38_10 DNA region includes the following protein-coding sequences:
- a CDS encoding cell filamentation protein Fic, producing the protein MPKTLHVLNIISLLRERFYTASIGKQNLLRLLSEAEVAEQVYNSNAIENSTLTFEETEKILLQINLDRYITEREIFEAKNLARVVTYIDKRAKEQELSLEIILSLHKMLIANIRNDIAGRFRKDNEFVRVGSHIAPNPKEVVDRLEKMLSEYNATSHENIIKRIAKLHLTFEYTHPFCDGNGRIGRVINNYLLIREGFVPINIKFIDRKKYYEAFREFDANDVTAIMEEIVGKALTNSYYKRLAYLEGAQITTLAEYGKINKISHSNLINKATRQTIEAFLEKGVWKIGVAQKK